AACTATTTTTCTGGGGGAAAGGATTTGGCAAAACCTCGGCTGACTTTTGTCTTTGCATTTGTCCGCGCGGAGGAGGGGTCTGGGGAGGAATCCGCGCGGGCTGATTTTTGGCACTGGGAATGGGTTGCATGATAAAATAAGTTCATGCTTCTATCTTTCCACAAAGCAAGTTCTGGCAGGTTGACGATATATCTCACAAACCTTTTGATCTCGTTCCATTATTTTATCATCATTTATATAAATTCTGCCTTTCTTTCAAAATATGTTAATGCTCAAGATTTAAGCCTTCTCTATATTGTCGGATCAATTTTGAGCATTGTACTTTTTTCAACATTTGCACAAATTATCAAGCGAGTAGGCAATTACCACCTCGTACTCTTTTTTACTGCGATAGAAGTTTTGGCTTTGTTGGGACTTGCATTTGGGCGAGATGTGAATATTGTCATTACTTCTTTTATTTTATATCTTGCCGTCTCGCCAATCATTTATCTTAACCTTGATATTTTTCTCGAAAGGCTGACTAACAATGAAAAAATAACGGGCGGCGTTCGCGGCATGTTTCTGACCATGCAAAACATCACGCAGGTTGTATGTCCATTGCTTGTGGGTTTGTTTCTCTATGACACGGAATATTGGCGGATTTATTTTATTTCCATCGGGTTTCTTTTTGCTGGCGTGATAGTAATTATTACGCGCTTGCGCCGATTTAACGACGCGCGATACCACCCTCGAACATTGTGGCAGAGCGTTGGTTATGTGCTCAAACATCCAGTTTTATACAATGTGGTCGCGGCGCAATTTTTACTACGTTTTTTCTATGCTTGGATGGTGATATACACGCCTTTATATCTTTTCCAATATATCGGTTTTTCATGGTCAGAAATAGGAACGATTTTTGCCATCATGTTATTGCCATTTCTACTTTTGGAATTGCCGCTCGGTAGAATGGCTGATTCGCGAATCGGGGAAAAGGAAATTATGATTTTTGGTTTCATTCTCATGGCCGTGGCAGTCGCTAGCGTTCCCTTTCTTCCATCCGCACTTGTTCTTTGGGCGGCCGTCTTATTTATTAGTCGCATTGGTGCAGCATGCGTAGAAATAGCTACCGAGAGTTATTTTTTCAGACATGTTGATGGGTCGCTTGCCGACACCATAAGTCTTTTCAGAATGGCTCGCCCGGCAACATATATCGCGGCCGCGGGTGTGGCGGCACTATCACTTCAAGTCATCACTTTGCAATGGAGCTTCCTAATTCTTGCGATAATTATGGCGTGGGGCTTAACCTACGCGTTTGCTTTGAGAGATACAAAATAGAGCGATTATTTTATATCTTTGTCGTACTCGATATCAGAAATATTGTAAGCCTTTCGTTTGTAGAACCACGTAGTTATTTTGTTGGCAAAGTAACCAATGGCCGCGAGCGCGACGAAATAACCAACTCCGAACATGGTGAATTGTGGAATAGAGTTAGTCGTAAAGAGACCGATGAGGGTTGCGCCCACGCCCATCGAGGTGACCACGGTAAGGTTTTTGACTGAGTTTTGCGTAGCTTGTGCTTCCAACGATGAAAAGAGGTCGAGAGCCGAATTGACATAATTTTTAGTCATGACCCAAATCTGCTGGAGATATGCCAACGTATCACCTAGCGTTTCGTAGCGGTATTCAAGCAGAGTAAGAAATCCTTTCAGTTCGTCGTCGCTTTTCACTATTCGCTCGCGGGTATGCAGGTACGTGCCCATTTGGTTGATACGGGCCTCAATGAGATTGATAGTTTTTGCATAACCTTGCACTTTGTCACGAAAACCCCCAATTTCGCCACCCTTGATATTTCCTTGCTCCTTAACCTTGGCGATTCGCTCCCAAATAATTCGATGGAGATTCAGGTAGCGATGGAGTTGACCCTTGAATTCGCGCAAGAATATCTGCTCCTCAATAAAACGCTCGCTGTGGCCTAAATCCTCTTTTTTGATGTGTACAATGTAAAACTTATCCCCACGAAAAAGGTCAAAGCGATCACCTGTAACCTCAAAATACGTTTTCTCATGGAAAGAGTCCATCAGAGCCGTTATCTCTTCGCGGGTAGCGTGCTCAACCACAACGAAGTAAGGATAGACGGTCTTAATGTTCGCTAGTTCTTTTGGCACCGGCGCTCCTAGACTAAAAATATAACTAAACGCTGGCGAAAGTTTTTTCTCGTAATACTCGGTTAATATTTTAATATCAGCAGCCAAATCATCGCCTTGACCATAATCGTGCCTCAACACAATAAGTCCGTCCTCATGGATTTTTAACGAAATGCCGTTGGTGCTCGTAAGTTCAATATGTTCTAGTCCATCAACTTTCAGCTCTGTTGATTGGATATCCAAATTCTGTTGCAACTCCTTAAGTTTTTTCTTGTCGAGCTCTAAGTTAGAATATCCTTCACGTAGAAAATCATATATCTCCGAGAGATGAAGCGTCGTTCGTTGAAACCAGCCGCCGATATAAACTCGTCTAATTTGCATGGTCTTATTGTAGCAAATTTTTCAGTTCTATATCAACCCATTCCCAGTGCCAAAAATCAGCCCGCGCGGATTCCTCCCCAGACCCCTCCTCCGCGCGGACAAATGCAAAGACAAAAGTCAGCCGAGGTTTTGCCAAATCCTTTCCCCCAGAAAA
This window of the Candidatus Paceibacterota bacterium genome carries:
- a CDS encoding MFS transporter, whose protein sequence is MLLSFHKASSGRLTIYLTNLLISFHYFIIIYINSAFLSKYVNAQDLSLLYIVGSILSIVLFSTFAQIIKRVGNYHLVLFFTAIEVLALLGLAFGRDVNIVITSFILYLAVSPIIYLNLDIFLERLTNNEKITGGVRGMFLTMQNITQVVCPLLVGLFLYDTEYWRIYFISIGFLFAGVIVIITRLRRFNDARYHPRTLWQSVGYVLKHPVLYNVVAAQFLLRFFYAWMVIYTPLYLFQYIGFSWSEIGTIFAIMLLPFLLLELPLGRMADSRIGEKEIMIFGFILMAVAVASVPFLPSALVLWAAVLFISRIGAACVEIATESYFFRHVDGSLADTISLFRMARPATYIAAAGVAALSLQVITLQWSFLILAIIMAWGLTYAFALRDTK